The Oryctolagus cuniculus chromosome 5, mOryCun1.1, whole genome shotgun sequence genome includes a region encoding these proteins:
- the LOC100346439 gene encoding small ribosomal subunit protein uS12 — translation MGKCRGLRTARKLRSHRRDQKWHDKQYKKAHLGTALKANPFGGASHAKGIVLEKVGVEAKQPNSAIRKCVRVQLIKNGKKITAFVPNDGCLNFIEENDEVLVAGFGRKGHAVGDIPGVRFKVVKVANVSLLALYKGKKERPRS, via the coding sequence ATGGGCAAGTGCCGTGGGCTCCGCACCGCCCGGAAGCTGCGCAGCCACCGGCGCGACCAGAAGTGGCACGACAAGCAGTACAAGAAGGCCCACCTGGGCACGGCGCTCAAGGCCAACCCCTTCGGAGGCGCCTCGCACGCCAAGGGCATCGTGCTGGAGAAAGTAGGGGTTGAGGCCAAGCAGCCCAACTCCGCCATCAGGAAGTGCGTGAGGGTCCAGCTGATCAAGAATGGCAAGAAAATCACGGCCTTCGTCCCCAACGACGGGTGCCTGAACTTCATCGAGGAAAACGATGAAGTTCTGGTTGCTGGATTTGGTCGGAAAGGTCATGCTGTCGGTGACATTCCTGGCGTCCGCTTTAAGGTGGTCAAAGTAGCCAATGTGTCTCTTCTGGCCTTATACAAGGGCAAGAAGGAGAGGCCAAGGTCATAA